From the genome of Scytonema hofmannii PCC 7110, one region includes:
- a CDS encoding 2Fe-2S iron-sulfur cluster-binding protein, with protein sequence MTVRIRFLPDNVTVDAKVGEPLLDVADRAGVFIPTGCLMGSCFACAVDIEDGDTIRACISAVPPDREQLTINLFSDPTW encoded by the coding sequence ATGACTGTTCGCATCCGCTTTTTACCTGATAATGTCACAGTAGATGCCAAAGTGGGAGAACCACTGCTTGATGTCGCAGATCGGGCTGGTGTATTTATTCCTACCGGTTGTCTGATGGGATCGTGTTTCGCTTGCGCTGTAGATATCGAAGATGGAGATACCATTCGCGCTTGTATTAGTGCAGTTCCACCGGATCGCGAACAGTTGACGATTAATTTGTTTAGCGATCCTACTTGGTAG
- a CDS encoding C39 family peptidase — MNQNQPQEYQPSLSGAGGNWQVIDEVVDPKVVKQQDGLSCGPACAEMLLKDRGINVNQTMIAEHTGVPLDSRTLALVLNALDTESSRKWMGGCLTIPGATESQLLNTLNTTGSWAALLKQLRPLVKLSHVVIVDGIDNTGYILIRDPWEGTRYKMRREDFLFHWTTDAIFSIIEP; from the coding sequence GTGAACCAAAATCAACCACAAGAGTATCAGCCATCGCTTTCTGGTGCAGGTGGTAATTGGCAAGTTATTGATGAAGTTGTTGACCCAAAAGTGGTAAAGCAGCAGGACGGCTTATCTTGTGGACCAGCCTGTGCTGAAATGTTACTAAAAGACCGTGGAATCAATGTTAATCAGACTATGATTGCCGAACATACAGGAGTTCCCCTAGATAGTCGAACTCTTGCTCTTGTGCTTAACGCTCTCGACACAGAAAGTTCCCGAAAATGGATGGGTGGTTGTCTCACCATTCCTGGAGCGACTGAATCTCAACTTTTAAACACTTTAAATACTACAGGTTCTTGGGCCGCTTTACTAAAACAATTGAGACCCTTGGTTAAACTATCTCATGTAGTAATTGTTGATGGTATTGACAATACTGGCTATATTCTGATTCGTGACCCTTGGGAAGGGACAAGATATAAAATGAGAAGAGAAGACTTTCTCTTCCATTGGACTACCGACGCAATTTTTTCCATAATAGAACCATGA
- a CDS encoding SRPBCC family protein — protein sequence MADWLEHSVQVEVEAPIDLVWSLWADLEQMPRWMKWIESVKIPPDNPDISLWTLNTGGLEFTWKSRILKVVPNQIIQWESVDGLPNQGAVRFYDRHGSSIVKLSVAYAIPGILGKIMDNLFLGRAVESTLKANMERFREHALKAKSS from the coding sequence ATGGCAGATTGGTTAGAACACAGCGTGCAGGTAGAAGTAGAGGCTCCTATTGATTTAGTGTGGAGTCTCTGGGCTGATTTGGAACAGATGCCACGCTGGATGAAGTGGATTGAGTCTGTTAAAATTCCGCCGGATAATCCAGATATATCTTTGTGGACATTAAACACTGGTGGTTTGGAGTTTACTTGGAAATCTCGGATTCTCAAGGTTGTTCCAAACCAAATCATTCAATGGGAATCTGTAGATGGGTTGCCAAATCAGGGAGCAGTGCGTTTTTACGATCGCCACGGGAGTAGTATTGTTAAACTTTCTGTTGCCTATGCTATCCCCGGTATTCTTGGGAAAATCATGGATAATTTATTTTTGGGGCGAGCAGTGGAATCGACTCTAAAAGCGAATATGGAACGCTTTAGAGAGCATGCACTGAAGGCAAAATCTTCTTGA
- the zds gene encoding 9,9'-di-cis-zeta-carotene desaturase: protein MRVAIIGAGLAGLATAVDLADAGCEIQIFESRPFVGGKVSSWVDGNGNHIEMGLHVFFGNYYQLLELMKKVGAQNNLRPKAHTHTFINKGGKTGELDFRFFMGAPINGLKAFFTTSQLSILDKLQNAVALGTSPIVRGLVDFNGAMQNIRNLDKVSFADWFRSHGGSEGSIKRMWNPIAYALGFIDCENISARCMLTIFQLFAVRTEASKLQMLEGSPYEYLHKPIVEYIKARGTKIYTRRQVREIKFAEEGEHTRVTGLVVANGDTEELITADAYVGACDVPGIQRMLPESWRKWSEFDNIYKLDAVPVATVQLRFDGWVTELNDAGKRKQVNLAAGIDNLLYTADADFSCFADLALTSPADYYREGQGSLLQLVLTPGDPFIKQSNEAIASHVLKQVHELFPSSRELNMTWYNVVKLAQSLYREAPGMDVYRPQQKTPIPNFFLAGSYTQQDYIDSMEGATVSGRRAAKAILEKH, encoded by the coding sequence ATGCGTGTTGCAATCATAGGTGCGGGACTTGCTGGACTAGCAACCGCTGTAGATCTAGCTGATGCTGGGTGTGAAATCCAGATTTTTGAGTCCCGTCCGTTTGTTGGTGGAAAGGTTAGCAGTTGGGTTGATGGCAATGGCAACCATATTGAAATGGGGTTGCATGTCTTTTTTGGCAACTACTATCAATTGTTGGAATTGATGAAAAAAGTCGGGGCGCAGAATAACTTGCGTCCAAAAGCTCACACCCACACTTTCATCAATAAGGGGGGAAAGACGGGAGAGCTAGATTTTCGCTTCTTTATGGGTGCGCCAATTAACGGATTAAAGGCGTTTTTTACAACTTCCCAACTTTCAATATTGGATAAGTTGCAAAATGCGGTGGCTTTAGGAACTAGCCCTATAGTTAGGGGTTTAGTTGACTTTAATGGCGCAATGCAAAATATTCGTAACTTGGATAAGGTCAGCTTTGCCGATTGGTTCCGCAGTCACGGTGGTAGCGAGGGTAGCATCAAGCGGATGTGGAACCCCATTGCCTACGCCCTTGGCTTTATTGACTGCGAAAATATTTCTGCCCGTTGTATGCTTACTATTTTCCAGCTATTTGCTGTGAGGACAGAAGCGTCTAAACTGCAGATGCTGGAAGGTTCTCCCTATGAGTACTTGCATAAACCAATCGTAGAATATATTAAAGCTAGAGGGACGAAGATTTACACGCGCCGTCAAGTGCGGGAAATCAAGTTTGCTGAGGAAGGAGAACACACTCGTGTCACTGGTTTAGTAGTGGCAAATGGTGATACAGAAGAATTGATAACTGCTGATGCCTACGTTGGTGCTTGTGATGTTCCCGGAATCCAACGAATGTTGCCTGAGTCATGGCGCAAGTGGTCTGAGTTCGATAATATATACAAATTGGATGCAGTGCCAGTTGCAACCGTCCAACTACGGTTTGATGGCTGGGTAACGGAATTAAATGATGCGGGTAAACGCAAACAGGTAAATCTTGCAGCAGGAATTGATAATCTGCTTTATACAGCAGATGCTGATTTTTCGTGTTTTGCCGATTTGGCTTTGACTAGCCCAGCTGATTATTACCGGGAAGGACAAGGGTCTTTGTTACAGCTTGTCCTGACACCGGGAGATCCTTTTATTAAACAGAGTAATGAAGCGATCGCGTCCCACGTTCTTAAGCAAGTACATGAGTTGTTTCCCTCATCACGAGAGTTAAATATGACCTGGTATAACGTGGTCAAACTGGCACAGTCTCTCTACCGAGAAGCACCGGGAATGGATGTTTATCGTCCCCAGCAAAAGACGCCAATTCCTAACTTCTTTCTCGCAGGGAGTTATACACAGCAAGATTATATCGATAGTATGGAAGGTGCTACAGTTTCAGGCAGGCGTGCAGCAAAAGCGATTTTGGAGAAACACTGA
- a CDS encoding ribbon-helix-helix protein, CopG family, translating into MTNKKWAVKRITVNLATQEAEKLEKYCRQTGRPATDVIRELIRALPVSDDSKDATNN; encoded by the coding sequence ATGACAAATAAAAAATGGGCTGTAAAACGTATCACTGTCAATTTAGCGACGCAGGAGGCAGAAAAACTGGAAAAGTATTGTCGTCAGACTGGTAGACCTGCTACGGACGTGATTCGGGAACTTATCCGAGCCTTGCCAGTTAGCGATGACTCCAAAGATGCGACTAACAACTAA
- a CDS encoding DUF6930 domain-containing protein: MTSFNRSTSRRLKKLTQIPSVWEGDRRPLLSSPAQNPDTEVKGECILWVDGTQGIVRGMDVVAPETGPEAVVRTLMRAMEHPHSPAKPSRPQRIVVRDREIQFYLRGVLQDLDIAIEYSPELPLIDELFRGFAEILDSQVPDLPPQYVQVLREKAFAIWQAAPWDFLEEQQILSIEINQWDVGTLYASVMGMLGMEYGILLYRSEESLKQFRATVLRDDELQGHLEEAFLKQDCLFLTFESTDEIDDEDDEFFDLADLPLSEIEPTFGNIHPLEGLRSVLYDEEALVVLVALESLYRFIRDHRRQLNDDTFPTLNRRYRIALPESSNDDPTKSISVVVSTMPQLADELEEIAGFDLEDEDDDDDDETEDMSLFQSLRDDVIPEDSFVSLSVVSWEIFDDLRKGSNYHKVAEMTQAGDGLPVILIQTSRPKAKTLIENIEQAGGLRGIGFNPGADPLDDQDYDLGLLQTENDELILFGEFEDDDPIHIEDRQKWNQRCKNTKGYCGLIIAKGLTGASRGNPQPRDMMALFEARFLSPKDIGIGTLQLMPQLQFE, encoded by the coding sequence ATGACAAGTTTTAATCGCTCTACCAGTCGTCGGCTGAAGAAATTAACTCAAATTCCTTCTGTATGGGAGGGCGATCGCCGTCCGTTGTTATCATCGCCTGCCCAAAACCCGGACACGGAGGTTAAGGGTGAGTGCATTTTGTGGGTAGATGGCACGCAAGGTATTGTTCGGGGGATGGACGTAGTAGCACCAGAAACTGGTCCGGAGGCAGTTGTTCGTACCTTAATGCGAGCAATGGAGCATCCTCACAGTCCTGCGAAACCTTCTCGTCCCCAAAGAATTGTTGTTAGAGACAGAGAAATTCAATTCTACCTGCGCGGAGTTCTCCAAGATTTAGACATAGCAATAGAATATTCACCAGAATTGCCGTTAATTGACGAATTATTTCGTGGGTTTGCCGAGATTTTGGATAGCCAAGTTCCTGACTTACCCCCACAGTACGTACAAGTGCTGCGAGAAAAAGCATTTGCCATTTGGCAAGCAGCCCCTTGGGACTTTTTAGAAGAACAGCAAATCTTATCTATTGAGATTAACCAGTGGGATGTCGGAACTCTCTATGCCAGCGTTATGGGGATGCTGGGTATGGAATACGGAATTTTACTGTATCGTTCAGAAGAATCGTTAAAGCAGTTTCGAGCAACAGTTTTAAGAGATGATGAATTACAGGGGCATTTAGAAGAAGCTTTTCTCAAGCAAGATTGCCTGTTTCTCACCTTTGAGAGTACTGATGAAATAGACGATGAAGATGATGAGTTTTTCGACTTGGCAGATTTGCCACTTTCAGAAATAGAACCCACCTTTGGCAATATTCATCCATTAGAAGGGCTGAGATCGGTTTTGTATGATGAAGAGGCACTCGTCGTCTTAGTAGCTTTAGAAAGCTTATACCGCTTTATTCGGGATCACCGTCGCCAACTGAATGATGACACTTTCCCCACCCTCAACCGTCGCTACCGCATTGCCCTTCCTGAGTCATCAAATGATGACCCAACAAAGTCAATTTCTGTTGTTGTCTCTACCATGCCACAATTAGCGGACGAGTTAGAGGAGATAGCAGGTTTCGATCTTGAAGATGAAGATGACGATGACGATGATGAGACAGAAGATATGTCTCTGTTCCAGTCATTACGAGATGATGTGATACCAGAAGACTCATTCGTTAGTTTAAGTGTTGTATCTTGGGAAATATTCGATGACTTGCGGAAGGGATCGAACTACCATAAAGTTGCGGAAATGACACAAGCAGGCGATGGATTACCCGTGATATTAATTCAAACATCCCGTCCTAAGGCAAAGACTCTAATTGAGAACATCGAACAAGCAGGTGGACTGAGAGGGATCGGTTTTAATCCGGGTGCCGATCCGTTGGACGATCAAGATTACGATCTAGGTTTGTTACAAACTGAAAATGACGAGTTGATTTTGTTTGGTGAGTTTGAGGATGACGATCCCATACACATAGAAGACCGACAAAAGTGGAATCAGCGATGTAAGAATACTAAGGGATACTGCGGTTTGATTATTGCCAAAGGATTAACAGGAGCTTCTCGTGGTAATCCCCAACCACGCGATATGATGGCTTTGTTTGAAGCACGATTCCTTTCACCCAAAGATATAGGAATCGGTACTTTGCAACTTATGCCTCAACTGCAATTTGAGTGA
- a CDS encoding iron-sulfur cluster assembly accessory protein, translating to MTQAIQPQQTGIQVSDAALQQVKFLRDRQGTDLCVRVGVRQGGCSGMSYMMDFEDSSKITPHDEVYDYDGFKIVCDRKSLLYLYGLILDYSDAMIGGGFQFSNPNANQTCGCGKSFGV from the coding sequence ATGACACAAGCAATTCAGCCTCAACAAACTGGAATTCAAGTCAGCGATGCCGCACTGCAACAGGTAAAATTCTTGCGAGATAGACAAGGTACAGACCTTTGTGTGCGGGTGGGAGTTCGTCAAGGCGGTTGTTCTGGGATGTCTTACATGATGGATTTTGAAGACTCCAGCAAAATTACCCCCCACGATGAAGTTTATGATTATGACGGCTTCAAAATTGTATGCGATCGCAAGAGCTTATTATATCTCTATGGTTTAATACTAGATTATAGCGATGCCATGATTGGTGGTGGCTTTCAGTTTTCCAACCCCAACGCTAACCAAACCTGTGGTTGTGGGAAATCCTTTGGCGTATAA
- a CDS encoding TIGR01777 family oxidoreductase: MKVAIAGATGFVGSRLVERLQKEGIEVVILTRSASFAQKVFPSTAFPNVKVITYTPTASGSWQSAIASCDGVVNLAGEPIGEGRWTSERKQEILNSRKLVTQKIVEAIASANPKPNVLVNASAIGYYGTSETATFDETSPPGNDFLAQVCQAWEAEAQKVTEVGVRLVILRLGIVLGNGGALGKMITPFKLFAGGPIGNGQQWFSWIHVDDIVNLMVQALTKSNMQGVYNATAPSPVRMAELSTTMGRVMNRPSWLPVPSFAIEALLGEGAMVVLEGQQVLPKRTQSIGFQYKYPSVEPALFQILK, translated from the coding sequence ATGAAAGTAGCGATCGCTGGAGCAACAGGATTTGTGGGTAGTCGTTTGGTAGAACGACTCCAGAAAGAGGGTATAGAAGTGGTTATTTTAACCCGTAGCGCTTCCTTTGCCCAAAAGGTTTTTCCATCTACAGCTTTTCCAAATGTGAAGGTGATTACATACACACCCACGGCATCCGGTTCTTGGCAAAGCGCCATTGCCAGTTGTGATGGGGTCGTTAATCTTGCAGGAGAACCTATTGGTGAAGGGCGTTGGACTTCAGAACGCAAACAGGAAATCTTAAACAGCCGCAAGCTTGTGACACAAAAAATTGTAGAAGCCATAGCTAGCGCTAACCCTAAACCCAATGTGCTAGTTAATGCCTCAGCAATTGGTTATTATGGCACGAGTGAAACTGCTACTTTTGATGAAACTAGTCCACCAGGTAATGATTTTCTTGCCCAAGTGTGTCAAGCTTGGGAAGCAGAAGCACAAAAAGTCACAGAAGTCGGCGTGCGGTTAGTTATTTTACGCCTAGGCATTGTTTTGGGTAATGGTGGTGCCTTAGGTAAAATGATTACTCCATTTAAACTCTTTGCGGGCGGTCCTATTGGCAACGGTCAGCAGTGGTTTTCTTGGATTCATGTAGATGATATTGTTAACTTGATGGTACAGGCTTTAACCAAATCTAATATGCAAGGAGTTTATAATGCCACTGCTCCTTCCCCAGTACGCATGGCAGAACTCAGCACAACTATGGGGCGAGTGATGAATCGTCCCTCTTGGTTACCCGTACCTTCCTTTGCAATAGAAGCCCTTTTAGGAGAAGGCGCAATGGTTGTTCTAGAAGGTCAACAAGTCCTTCCCAAACGCACTCAAAGCATTGGTTTTCAGTACAAGTACCCCTCTGTGGAACCTGCACTCTTCCAAATTTTGAAGTGA
- a CDS encoding FHA domain-containing protein produces the protein MTEKNTQQIFIGNSPSDFKNVSMVAETNESHLLIIEDDQGRKEFTLDRPTYSIGRDRECDIRLVSQFVSRRHATLVRLERNDKKRGYYYRIVDGDAKGKTSSNGLMINGRKIPAHDLKNEDEVVFGPQVRAIYYLLRDSMRSTGQTDASEYDITLINPGMTEDMED, from the coding sequence ATGACAGAAAAAAATACTCAACAAATTTTTATTGGTAACAGTCCATCTGATTTTAAAAACGTGTCAATGGTAGCAGAAACTAATGAAAGTCATTTACTGATCATAGAAGACGACCAAGGACGTAAAGAGTTCACTTTAGACCGTCCTACTTATTCTATTGGTAGAGATCGGGAGTGCGATATCCGCCTTGTGTCACAATTTGTCTCGCGCCGTCATGCCACTCTCGTTAGGCTAGAGCGTAATGATAAAAAACGTGGCTACTATTACCGAATTGTCGATGGCGACGCCAAGGGCAAAACTAGTTCCAACGGTTTGATGATTAACGGTCGCAAAATTCCAGCTCACGATCTTAAAAATGAGGATGAGGTTGTTTTTGGCCCGCAGGTTCGTGCCATTTATTACCTACTACGGGATAGCATGCGCTCTACGGGACAGACAGATGCTAGCGAGTATGATATTACACTAATTAATCCTGGAATGACTGAGGATATGGAAGACTAA
- a CDS encoding heavy metal translocating P-type ATPase, translating to TPTAILVGTTIGAERGLLIKGGDVLEKVHLLGTVVFDKTGTLTTGHPTVTDCIPERIGHRELGMGNNSPQSLIQIAAAVESGTIHPLAKAIVQEVQKQELSIPNATDFRTEPGFGVSAVVEGSLVLLGNSDWLHWHGIAIGKTTAQQAQTLAADGKTVVFIAVEGTVAGLIAVRDTIRPDAQATVDKLRQMGLRIMILSGDSLEAATAVANQLGLSSADVVAGVPPAKKASVIQELQEGIGSRELGVGNSFPNPKSKIQNPKSLIAMVGDGINDAPALSQADVGIALHSGTDVAMETAEIVLMRDRLIDVVESIQLSRATFRKIRQNLFWAFAYNTLGIPLAAGVLLPSLGFVLSPSGAAALMAFSSVSVVTNSLLLRRFAHHF from the coding sequence CACACCTACAGCCATACTCGTTGGGACAACCATTGGTGCGGAGAGGGGTCTTTTAATCAAAGGTGGCGATGTTTTGGAGAAAGTACACCTTTTAGGCACTGTCGTTTTTGATAAAACTGGAACTCTGACGACAGGTCATCCTACTGTGACGGATTGTATCCCTGAGCGCATTGGGCATCGGGAATTGGGCATGGGGAATAACTCACCCCAATCTCTTATCCAAATAGCCGCCGCCGTGGAAAGTGGAACGATTCACCCACTTGCAAAAGCAATTGTACAAGAAGTACAAAAGCAAGAGTTGTCAATCCCCAATGCTACGGATTTTCGTACAGAACCAGGATTCGGCGTATCTGCTGTTGTGGAAGGCAGTTTAGTGCTTTTGGGTAATAGCGACTGGCTGCACTGGCATGGAATTGCGATCGGCAAAACTACAGCACAACAAGCTCAAACACTAGCGGCAGATGGTAAAACAGTTGTTTTTATAGCAGTTGAAGGCACTGTCGCTGGACTCATTGCTGTTCGGGACACTATAAGACCAGATGCTCAGGCAACAGTAGACAAGTTGCGCCAAATGGGTCTGCGGATCATGATCTTAAGCGGTGATTCACTAGAAGCTGCAACTGCTGTAGCCAATCAACTAGGACTCTCAAGCGCTGATGTTGTGGCTGGTGTCCCTCCCGCTAAGAAGGCATCTGTCATTCAAGAGTTACAGGAGGGAATAGGGAGTAGGGAATTGGGAGTAGGGAATAGTTTTCCCAATCCAAAATCCAAAATCCAAAATCCAAAATCCCTAATCGCTATGGTAGGTGATGGCATTAACGATGCCCCTGCTTTGTCTCAGGCAGATGTAGGAATTGCATTACACTCAGGAACAGATGTTGCTATGGAAACAGCTGAAATTGTCTTGATGCGCGATCGCTTAATAGATGTGGTTGAATCCATCCAACTCAGCCGCGCCACTTTCCGTAAAATCCGTCAGAACTTATTTTGGGCTTTTGCTTATAACACACTTGGGATTCCTCTAGCCGCTGGTGTTTTATTGCCTAGTTTGGGTTTTGTCTTAAGCCCCTCTGGTGCAGCTGCATTAATGGCTTTTAGTTCAGTAAGCGTGGTCACAAATTCTTTATTGTTAAGACGTTTTGCTCATCATTTCTGA
- a CDS encoding heavy metal translocating P-type ATPase — protein sequence MQFVSKTNLPSEPALTTEKITLDVGGMKCAGCVKAVERQLTQHPGVKSACVNLATEVAVVELETGAAEPEALAKKLTSAGFPTQPRKRGKEGASETQEMPNPEERQRREMQVARQQLAIAAILLVLSITGHIGSLGGPIPSGLQNIWFHCGLATVAILIPGRPILVDGWLGVRHNAPNMNTLVGLGTLTAYIASLVALLFPQLGWECFFDEPVMMLGFILLGRTLEKQARNRAAVAFKGLLALQPQVARLIAKPKAEEDGTPTVFANGGVVEIPAEVVRVGEWLQVLPGEKIPVDGEIVDGQTTVDESMLTGEAVPVIKQPGDLVVAGTINTSGAIAIRATRTGSDTTLAQIVALVETAQTRKAPVQKLADTVAGYFTYGVLTAALLTFILWYFFGTHIWHDLLMSHTMQMPAHHAPLPHSPTP from the coding sequence ATGCAATTTGTCTCGAAGACTAACCTTCCCTCAGAACCAGCCCTAACAACAGAGAAAATTACTTTGGATGTTGGGGGGATGAAGTGTGCTGGCTGTGTAAAGGCGGTAGAACGTCAGCTAACTCAACATCCGGGAGTTAAAAGCGCTTGTGTGAACCTAGCGACAGAAGTAGCAGTCGTAGAATTAGAAACTGGTGCGGCAGAGCCAGAAGCACTGGCAAAGAAATTGACATCGGCTGGATTTCCGACTCAACCCCGGAAACGAGGCAAAGAAGGAGCAAGCGAGACACAAGAAATGCCCAATCCAGAAGAGCGGCAGCGTCGAGAAATGCAGGTGGCACGTCAGCAGTTGGCGATCGCAGCAATACTTCTGGTACTATCAATTACCGGGCATATCGGCAGTCTTGGTGGACCGATACCGTCCGGTTTGCAAAATATTTGGTTCCACTGTGGCTTAGCAACTGTTGCCATACTGATCCCCGGTCGTCCAATTCTGGTAGATGGCTGGCTGGGCGTGCGGCACAATGCACCTAATATGAATACTCTTGTAGGACTGGGAACGCTAACAGCCTACATTGCCAGCTTAGTTGCCTTACTGTTTCCCCAACTTGGTTGGGAGTGTTTCTTTGATGAACCAGTGATGATGCTGGGCTTTATCTTACTAGGGCGCACACTGGAAAAACAAGCCAGGAATCGTGCGGCTGTAGCATTTAAAGGATTACTTGCTCTCCAGCCGCAAGTAGCCCGGTTGATTGCTAAACCAAAAGCAGAGGAAGATGGGACTCCTACAGTTTTTGCCAATGGGGGAGTTGTAGAAATTCCTGCTGAGGTCGTGCGTGTTGGTGAATGGTTGCAAGTTCTTCCTGGAGAGAAAATTCCCGTTGATGGCGAGATTGTGGATGGACAAACAACTGTAGATGAGTCGATGCTAACTGGAGAAGCAGTGCCAGTTATCAAGCAACCGGGAGATTTAGTAGTAGCAGGGACAATCAATACTTCAGGTGCGATCGCAATCCGGGCAACTCGTACTGGAAGCGATACCACTTTAGCTCAAATTGTTGCTTTAGTAGAAACAGCCCAAACTCGCAAAGCACCCGTACAAAAATTAGCAGATACAGTAGCAGGATACTTTACCTACGGTGTATTGACAGCTGCTCTATTAACATTTATCTTATGGTACTTTTTCGGCACCCACATTTGGCATGACCTACTGATGTCTCATACCATGCAAATGCCAGCACATCACGCCCCACTCCCCCACTCCCCCACTCC
- a CDS encoding TM2 domain-containing protein, with product MAKLSPSHATKQLLAGYCGIIFGGFGIHKFILGYAPEGFAMLIISLVGSYFTYGLTLLIMQLVGLIEGMIYLNKSHDEFVSTYFLNRQGWF from the coding sequence ATGGCTAAACTCAGCCCCAGTCATGCTACCAAACAACTTTTAGCTGGATACTGCGGTATTATTTTTGGAGGTTTTGGTATCCACAAATTCATTCTTGGGTATGCTCCAGAAGGATTTGCCATGCTAATCATTTCGTTGGTCGGTAGTTATTTTACCTATGGCTTGACATTACTCATTATGCAGCTTGTTGGTTTAATCGAAGGAATGATTTATTTAAACAAATCACACGATGAGTTTGTGAGCACCTATTTCCTGAATAGGCAAGGTTGGTTCTAA